GAAATTAAGTGtaagaattaaatatgaatatatttaattttttcaagttttcgtatatttgaaatattctttgttttaaaattttttatcttaatatgtGTTATACATGAATATCAAACACCAATACTTCAAACATACAATCGTTTAATAAATAGCCATTGAACACCTAAGCTTGATAGAACAAACATGTTTGTCTACATAAATGAAGAAATCTAATAAGAAATTACAGTGTTCTTTCATtctcataattcaactatataataatttatataatgatATGCAACACCATGAGAGTTTGGGTCTATGTAAGTTATAAGGTCTGCATCACTCGATTAGAGTAAACATATTATAAACTTGAAGATGTTAAATGAGTTCAAGTTTAAATATTACCATCTTATTATTTTCCGTCTTAACAATCACTCTTGCAAAAAAAGTATAAAGCATATAGTAATATACCAAACTTGTTACCATAATAAAGTACAAAGATGATGGGATCAATCAAgcacaaattaaaatacaatctCTAAGTACTATAAAGCTTAACATTCAGCTACTTGGAGCCGTACCTGGTAACAAATAAAGCCTGCTCACCTTTCTCTTTAATGCCCAGTAGATTTACCTCCAACCAATGGATACAATTATCGAAATGCCTGCAGAGCCATTGAATTCCATGGAGGAAAAGATGAAGGAATTTGATTCTGCCTTGCATGAAgtccaaaaccaaaaacaacaacaaGCACAAGGTTCAACACCTCCTCAAACAACCAAACCTTTGATACAAAGAGTTTCACCACTCTTACTCAATATGAAGGCGGATTTTCAGATATGTTTCGAACCAAGGCTGGTAGCTCTCGGCCCTTTCCACCACGATAACCCCAAGTTCCAGCGTGCCGAGCAGTCCAAGCTTAAATTCGCCGCTCTCTTCGTGCATGTCAGCGGTACTAACCGTGATGACCTGTTCGACAAGGTCAAGGCACAGATAGATGATTTGAGGAAGTGCTATAAGCCGGAGGACGTTGAAGCTTACGACAATGACAAGCTAGCTTGGGTGTTGTTCGTTGATGGTTGTGCAGTGCTGTGTGCTGTACGCTATGGTATGGAAGGCAAGTTTGATGAGTTGAATACAAAAGCTGATCTTTTGATATTTGCACAACTTGATTTGTTTTTGCTAGAAAACCAACTTCCTTACAAGCTGCTTAAGATATTGATTGGCTCAGCCAAAGATTCCCAAATATGGGAACAATCAATCACAGACTTTATAGCTCACAACCTTATGACAAACACAGAACATCGGAAGGGAAAACATGTAGATGGTGATAAAGATTATGCACATCTTTTGGAGCGGTTACGTGACGAGCTCCTGACAGGGGAGGAAATGAAGATAGAAAATAGCAAGATTGGTAGGATGCTGCTGTCTTGGGGAGACAGTCGCAGACATAGGAAAACGTTTCGAAGCATAAAGGAACTTAAAGAATCGGGGATACACGTGAAGCCGAGCACGACGAAGAACCTCAAGGACATCCACTTTTATTGCAACTTCTTGGGGAAACTGATGATGCCGCGCTTGTTGGTGGACGATTCGACGGCTTCCAAGTTCTTGAACTTGGTAGCTTTAGAGATGTGTCGGGATTTCAAGAACGATTTCGAGGTCACATCGTACTTATGTTTCATGGACACACTCATTGATTCAGCAGATGACGTTAAGGAGCTGCGAGTTACGGGCATACTGCATAATTATTTTGGCAGTGATGAAGAAGTGGCCAACCTTTTCAATAAAATGAGCAGGGATTTGGTGCCGGACCAGGGAAGGTACGAAAAAGTCATAAAAGACATCCATAAGTACTGCAACAATCCATGGACGGATGCCTTGGCTCAAGTCTATTACACCTATTTTAGTACCCCATGGACTTTCCTTGCCTTTATTGGTGCCATTATAGGCCTTCTTTTCTCTGCCATTCAAGCTTATTTCTCGTTGCCACAGAACAGAAATAGTTAAACTCCTTGAATCCAGCCCTTTACACTGTGCTTTCaaccatttgtttttattatagtATATATACAATATCCTGCCTCCATTGTTTGCCAGCCTAGTGCCACATTTTCCACTTTGTTTTATAATAAGGGGTTGTTTGGTTTCATGTTGtaactcttttttcttttttaatttctaaaacgATTATAAAAACCGGCTTTTGTAATTGGATTTATTGGTGATGAAATATATGGGtgatttatttgtatatttaatggaaaattttatttgaatattacttccaattcgaataaaattaaatttagattataaattcaaaagaataaaaaatatgtcGATCTACATCGATGCTTTTTAACTACCTTTGATTCTTTTCTTAGCCATGAAAAAACAAAGGAGAAATGGGGTATGAGGATTAATATCACCAAAGATACTAAACTTGACATTCAAGCTAAACTTTATAACAATAATCCGATGAAAACTAAAACactaatatttattactttgtaaaaataagaaattgtttataattttacaattaagttgAAACCCGATTGAGAAGTGATATCGACTTAATCAactcttttaaatataatataatattataaaattatttataaattaattcatgcattattaatgaatgaaatgaagCCATCAACACCAAGATTTGTTTATTGAAATGCACAATCTGAAACCAAACAACTCCATAAGACAATCATAAACCAAAGTGGAAAATGTGGCACAATGCTGGCCAAAAATGGAGACAAGACAGGATATAGTATgctattaataaaaatagaatattacAGAAACAAAAACAGAGGATTGAAAGCACACTTTGTAAGACTGGTTTCAAGGAGAACTCTTGTTCTGTGGTAACGAGAAATAAGCCTGAATAGCAGAGAAAAGAAGCCCCATAATGGCACCCATAAATGCAAGGAAAGTCCATGGCCTACTAAAATGGGTGTAATAAGCTTTAGCCAAGGCAGCCGTCCATGGATTAGTACGGTACTTATGAATGTCCTCTGTAACCTTAAAGTACCTTTTTTGGTCCGGCACCAAATCCCtgctcattttattaaaaagctCAGCCACTTCTTCGTCACTCCCCAAATAATTATGCTGCACGCCACTAACTCGCAGCTCCTTAACATCATCTGCTGAACCAATAAGAGAGTCCATGAAACATAAGTACGATGTGACCTCGAACTTATTCTTGAAATCCGGACACATCTCTAAAGCTATCAAGTTCAAGAACTTGGAAGCCATCGAATCGTCCACCAACAAGCGCGGGATCATCAGTTTCCCCAAGTAGTTGCAATAAAAGGAGATGTTCTTGAGGTTGTTCGTCGTGCTCGGCTTCACGTGTATCCCCGATTCTTTAAGTTCCTTTAGCCCTCGAAACGTTCTCCTATGTTTGCCGCTGCCTCCCCAAGACAACAGCTTCCGACCCATCACGCTACTGTCTCTCTTCATTTCATCCCCAGTCAGGATTTGGTCACGAAACCGCTCCAAAAGATGCGCATAATCTTTATTATCATCTACATGTTTGCTCTCCTGCTCTATGTTTGTCATAAGGTTCTGAGCTATAAACTCTGTGATTGATTGTTCCCATATTTTGGGATCTTTGGCTGAGCCAATCAATATCTTAAGCAGCTTGTAAGGAAGTTGGTTTTCTAGCAAAAACAAATCAACTTGTGCAAATACCAAAAGATCTGCTTTTGTATTCAACTCATCAAACTTACCTTCCACAACGTAACGTACCGCACACAACACGGCACAACCGTCTACAAACAACATCCAAGCTAGCCTTTCATCGTCATAAGCAGCAATGTCCTCCGGGTTATAACACTTCCTCAAATCACCTATCTCTGCCCTGACTCTGTAGAACAGTTCTTGATCATCAGTATACCCGTTAACATGCGCGAAGCGAGCAGCAAATTTAAGCTTGGCCTGCTCGGAGCACATGAACTCGGGTTTACCGTGATGCAAAGGGCCGAGGGCAACCAGCCTCGGTTCGAACATTTCTTGAAATCGGCCTTCGTTTTGAGTAAGAGTGGTGAAACTCTTTGTATTAATGGTTTGGCTCCTTGCCATGAACCTTGTAGTGGTCCCTGGTTTTGGACTTCATACAGGGCTGACTTAAATGCATCCCTCTTTTCCTCGATGAAATCCCATGGCACTGCCTCAGGCATTTGAATAATAGTATGCCTTGGTTGGTCATTTACAAAGATGAGTAAGTAGGTTTGTAGATATGACTCCAAGTAGttgaattttaaggtttatactACTCACAGTTAGTAGCTTGGTTTACCTTTGAATTCATCCCAtcacctttgtactttttatggTAACAAGTTTGGTATTGTTAAGACTTCATCCATGAAATATATTATAGgtgaatatatttgtttaagaattattatttgtCAAAGCTTGAACCTCCACTTAAAACAGGGGAGGATTTAAACAAAAGTATAAGACCCTAAAATTTAAGCTTGGGTTTTATCATTTATGGTTCAAGCTTCGCCCAACCAAACTTATATACTTTGAATgcattaaatataaatctttATCTATAGCTAATTTGATATGAatatatctttctattttttttttcttttgaaatgtCCCATTAATCCTTATTagccttttcttttattatattttaaaagaaatttatcttttactttttagtaatttacactattttcattttattattatttttaaaaataatctattATTTTCACTCATATTCTTACTCAGATGTGCAAGTTGATTGTATTCCTCATATTCTTTACGAAGACGCCACGTTTAGCCTACTctccttttgtttttcattgCTTAAAACAAGTTTATGCTGcaatgatttctttttattaaaataatgtttcttTCCCTTTAccatcatttaatttattttactaataaagGTTGAATGCACCCAAAAAAACACATTACACTCCCAATAAAAAAATGGGATTCGAACCTCGAAAATAACTTTATTCAGAAGGATAAACACAAATTCTAAACATGTATTGTCGCATATATTATGACTAAAATAGTTGAGTttcaatatcatatttatttgaaatgtataaattttgcaTATATTTTTCAAGCTCACTATTAAATACGCATTCAAATAATCTTGGATTTTTGAATAACATGTTAatggcaaaaaaaaagagataaatttaaataattaaatgatcatCTTGTAACTTCTAATAATTgactaaaaaaattactaatagttAAGTTACTACtagtataatttacccttaaacGAAAGTAAATTTAACTGCAATTCCCACTAGAAGTGATCATAAGTTGggtcttaacaaaattttaagctcattttCCAGGCTTGAGCCCGAGCCGATCCAAAAAAtgaacctaaaattttacctaagCCCAGCccgaataaaaatgctaaaactcgaGCCTAGCCTGAcccgtattaaattttttatattattatttttatattaaaacaaaatttaaaaatataatacattaaacacactaaaaatattaaaataaatatttaacaacaaattgaaaataaattaaaaaaagtatttatactTGAATAATTCTATCGTGTAacttaataagtaaatatttttaaaatagtaacaaaattaataataaaataaaagatataatatccaaacaataaaacaatataataataatattacgaAAAAATACATAGAAACAACAGTAAAACAGCagcaatttttgtttttttgcaaaatttggacccaagtcaaaaaaaatttacccaagACCCAACCTATTTAGAAAATGAGccttgctttttttttgttaaagctcaatattttcattcaaccCTTCTCAATTTTCGAACAGACCTTCAAGTCAGGTGACCCGACTCATTATCATGTCTAACTCCCACTAAATGAAAACaaggtaagtaaacaagtaattTCCCATATTGCCAACTGCTTACTTCAATTATAATACACTATGCGTTATGTTAGTCGGACACCAGTGTAAAAGTCAAATACGAGTATATTAACTTTTTCCAAGTTTGTCCATATATCTGGAATATCCTTGCCTAAAACCTTTATCCAAATATGCGTTGGACATGGGTGTAAACACGAATACTTCAAGGAATAGCCATTGAAGACCTGTAAATATATGGATAAGATTTGGAGTAAAATGCAGTAGTCCGCTTGATAGAACAAGCATGTTTGTGTACATGAATGAAGAATAAATTACAGTGTTCTTTCATTCTCATAATTCAACCATATAATGATATGCAACCCCATCAACAAACTTAAAGCATGCAATATAAATGGATTACCTTTTGATCATCCTACTCTCTATCCTTCACTAAATTATTGATCATGTTGACCAAAGGAACAGTTCCCTTACCCATAATCTCTAACCTAGAGGTGTTAGAGGCATGATAGAACAGTGATAGCCCAAAAGTTATGAGTTCTGGGAGAAACAACCTAGATGACAAGAATCCATGCCAATAATGAGGTTCCAAATCGAAAAACGCATCAAAAAACCTTCTCGTTGCTGGTAAATCGAGCTTAAGTAGAATATCCATCCCGAAACAGAAGAATTCCCTTTGTCTCCTTCTTTGTATTGGCCATAAATCTCTCCATACTTCAGTAGACAATTTGTCTCCCATCAAGTTCTTTCCCGGATCAAGGCACCGGACGATAGCATCCGCAACGATCGGAGCAGCTGCTAGTGTTCTTGCAACCATGTAACCCGTCGACGGGTGCACCATTCCCGCTGTTCCACCAATTCCCACAACTCTTTGGGGTAAAACCGGAAGGGGACCGCCCATTGGAATGACGCAATGCTCGTCCTCTTCGATGCTCTTAACTTTTATTCCTAGGTGCTTTAACCTAGCTACCATTCTTTCCTTGATATCATCCATAGGCACGCCTGGTCGAGCAACTAGAGAAGTTTCCTCGAGAAATATTCGGTTTGACGAGAAGGGCATTGCATAAAGAAACGTGGGAATTCTACTATTTCTCTCCTTTAACTCCTTACTATCGGAAAGATGCGAATCTCTCCAATCCATAAAAACCATCTTTTCAACATCAAAAGGATGTTCTTCAACCTCAGCTAAAATTCCATAAGCCATCTGATACCCCGGATTATACGGCTTATCATATTGAACAAGACACCTCGAAAATCCAGTAGCATCAAGAACAACAGTAGCTTGAACCGTAACACCATCATTACAAATCAATAAAGACTTTGATTCCTCATGAATAACCTTAATAACCTTTGCTTGATGGAATTTCACACCATTAGATATACACTTTAGCAACATTTTCGACTTAAGCTGTTTCCTATTAACCCTTCCATAAGGTCTATCAAgatctttcttttttccatcATCAATATACACAACAGCACCAGACCAGGTTGTATCAAGACAATCAAGCAAATCCATAGCTTCAAATTCATCAACCCAAACACCATAATTATTAGGCCAAATCAATTTTGGTGATGGATCAATTGAACACACTGAAAGTCCTGCTTGTGAAACTTGTTGAGCAACAGCTAAACCAGCAGGACCACCACCAACAACAGCTAAATCCACAACAGCACCTTTTGATGGATCAAACATGGGAAGTTCATATtctaaattttcctttttagttTCAGGGACTAACTCTAAAAGAGCACTGCTACTTGCCTTAACCTTAACACAACCATTAGGGACTCTTCTTTTCTTAGGACCAAACTTAACTTCTTGGTGGGTTTTACAAGCTTTTTCTGAAAACCCGTGGAGTAAAACTGAAAATTCAAGCTTGCTATGTGTTCTAAGTAAAGTATCCATGGAAATTTCAATAAAGGGTCTTTTAATACCTACTCCAAAACCAAACTtggatcttcaaaaaaaaaaaagctttaccATAAAAAGTTTAGCCTTTTAATAATCCCCAACTCAGAAAATCAATTGCATCCAAGGATTTGAAACATAACAAGCCATTAACACTTGTAAGCATTGAAAAAATAGTGAAGACTAAAAGAGAAGAAACTCACCAAGACATGGAAATGAAGTTGAGAAATGGAGAGAAAATTTGGGGGTATGGGGCTCATTGATGGAGCTTTCACAAAAACAAGAGATATATGTGGCAAAAGGTAAAGCCTGTGTGGTCTGCCCTGAACGACAAAGGGGACtgtagatttttttcttttcttttttttgggtgtttttcctagaacgataaataaatatagagaCTTAAATTGGCAGAAtaatttgtacatattttaaataaaaataataataaaataattaatttactctttagttTAACTTATAAacactaatttattattttttgagtaaataaaaaaaaatcatttcagaAAGTGGGGACAGGCCAGCAGCCCAGCACCAAGTTCATCTGCAGTATTAACAGTGGTTTAGTTTTATGGATGGATGTATATCCACGTGTCCACATAAATCCAACACtaccaatttaatttcattaataaaagtaaaattaattatattttgatactgacaaaattttgatttaatttttaaatagttataaaaatacaaactattaaaataaagaaattatattttattaaaatatataatttaatttcagtccctttaaaaaatttctaacattatcagtgaaatttttaatttcataagtaaaattaaagggttaacaagtatatatatttatatatatatattgcaaaaatatatttttcaaaaattataattattttcaagtaaataattatctttaaaaaatgGAAGTTCTTTTAAGGAATATGGGTAGttataaaaaatgagaaattattttaaaaatagataaattttggagggcaaattttcaaaaagaataaatactctgattttattattattgagaaatgtgataaaaatacacaaaataaatATGTCATTAGTTTAATAAACAGGAAttagtaggggtgagcaaaattcgattcgactcgaaaaaatcgaaaaaaaatttgaatttcgagttaaacgaatcgagttaatcgagttattcgaatcaactcgaatttttatttcgaatttcgagttcgaatcgagttgagttttcaaattcgaataactcgaataactcgaataattcgaatatcaaactataatattttacagttttaccctaaactcccaaacttttttacttttccctcaaaacttttactccttcccacttttccctcaaaacttttactccactcccctcccaaccccccaatctacccaaaatccatttcccaccaaaattttactcttccattcattttttttttcaaaattttactctcaaaaaccctcaaaaccttttattttcccccaaaatttttactccctcccacttttcccctaaaacttttattctcttcccatcccacctcccacctcccatctaccccaaaccctcccccctccaattttttttttatattttccctccaaaattttactccctatttactttctctcaaacttttattccccaaaacttttattttcccctaaacttttacttctcaccctttactctcaaataaaaatcaaaattatccaaaaaatcactaaacataaatagtaataattttatttatatatactatttatattattaaattaaatttcacattttatattatttatattattgaattgtttagtcatattgaatatttatattaaaattgaattcttaattatgccataaaatattcgtgttaaaattttatattggtatcaatttcaattttatttttaaaataaattttattaaaaatcatatttttatatttaatatatttttaattccaaaatacatagtgacaagaatccaagataattgaaacaactaagcaaacaaataagctaaccagtatataaaaaattaataaataaattatgaggtgatgaaatttaataaaaaatttgattaaggtggacaaattttattacgatgggtgacaatggttaaaaggacccaaaattattttttaaaatttaactcgaacaaatatattcgattcgattcgattcgaattccatctcacttgactcgattcgagaaaacttcaaataaagttaggatgataaaatgagattcgaaaactcgattaactcgaaaattttcgattcgatcgaatgctcacccttaattaataaatgaattatgaggtgataaaagttaataaaaaatttgattaacgtgaacaaattttattacgatgggtgacaatggttaaaaggaccaaaattattttttaaaatttaactcgaacaaatatattcgattcgattcgattcgaattccatctcacttgactcgattcgagaaaacttcaaataaagttaggatgataaaatgagatttgaaaactcgattaactcgaaaattttcgattcgattcgatcgaatgctcactcTTAGAAATTAGCACAAAAGtaatagaaacaaatagtgataatatttatgtcatacaaaaaattacaaatagtaaataaaaaaatttaatcaatcatgGTAAATTTTTTACTAGCAATGAATACCCTTTTTTAAAGCAGGGACCAATTTGTTGCCACCCAAAAATTTGGGTCATTAGGTTAATCTTAAAAACTTAGGCATCTACAACACCACCCTGATTATCATCATCACGAGCACTTCGGGTCAGATTATCGGTTGCAACCGTCTCATTTACTGCACCGGCATCATCGTCGCCACATTCAGATGCGGAGCTATCGTCCTTCTCTGGACACTCCAGCTGCACACATTCAGCTACTTCAGTACTACAATTATCTGAATCAGGGCTTCGACTTGACTGTGCCAAGTCAGCTTTCTTCACCACGTTGAGCATAAGTCCATTAATGACCTTTTCAGGTTGTAAGAGATCACCTTCAGTGACCATAATGCTAGAACCGTTAACAGGCGGTCTGTTCCCGAAATCCCTTTGATCAAACTCGTATTCTGAACCTCTATCTGATTTCATCATCCTCGGGCTGTGACTAAAAGAATCCCCGCCGCATATCTGAAATCCAGGAGAACTAGGATGAGCCATTAGACCTTTGTTCACTTCAGCTTCAGCGTCTAGATTTTGGACAAAGTCAATGAACAGATTTGCGGAACTCGTCCTCATCAACGGACCACCAGATCTTGTCCAAGAATGTAAGTCTACACCTTCTGATTCACTATCACTTCCATCATAGGCACTGCGATGGGCTCGTAAATTCCTAGCAGGTGGCGGTATTCCCGAAGAACTGCCTACTCCGTGATGCAAAGACGAAGTAACATCTGTGAGAAGGTCTTCTTCGAGGGAGCCTGATGAGTTTTCTCTTGCAATGCAATTCCAAGACGGGATTCTCTTCGAAGCACTGAATTTGGTTGTGTTGGCAAGACCATGAGATGAAGCGGCAGCAGCTCTGTCGGCACTCCGTTTAAGCCTACGCATGTGGTTAAGAATTGCAACACACTCATCGAGGGCAAGCTCGATGCCGCAATTTGCTTTCATAGCCGACAGCTTCTCCCAAGTGCATCTTCTCCCTTGGTTGGCTGCCTTTTGAAGCTCCACAAGAGTTGGGTTTTGTAGAATTTTCAAGTACTGTTAATAGTTAAAAAACAGCATAGATAGAGTCAGACAAGGTTTGAACGGAACTAAACCCGAGTGCTCAAGCTTTCACCAATTTTTAATCTGAATGTAACCAAAGATAagcctaaaaatgattttgaacaTACCTGAGAAACTGTGGCTGGCATAACAACGGTAATATCACCCTCCCAATCTTGAGCAAATATCTTGGCAAGTCCCCCCATACGAAACCCCAGTTCGAGTATTTGGCTACATCTATGTTTAACTTCCATCTCGGTTAGGTGCGCAAACtacaatttaaaacaataaaactagtttatttcatcattcaaataataaGACAAGTAAACAGACAAGGGCATCATAACAACAACTACCAAGATCGTAATATGGTTTAAATACACCCACAAACATAAACCAAGATCATAAGTGTTAACCAATATAAACATACCTTTGCCGCGAAGTTACCACCATGGGCTCGAACAAACTCCTTTACCCTCAAAAATGGTATGATATGAGGGTTTGCTTGACTCACAATGAAATGATTGACATTGAACAGCTCCTTAAGTTGCATCATAGGTAAATCGACCTCCAAGCTACCATCCCTCCATCGACGAGCAGTTGCACTAGAACCCTCCTCGGGATCCAAATTAAAGGGAGGATGGTAAGGAACAAGTTCCCCACTCCTATCTTTCGCCATTAGTTCCTGAGCTTCAAAAAGGCCAGGAAAAGCACAAGAAGCGCTTACGGCGCTCCATATAACAACATGAGGTGAAGTCAAGTAATTTAGGCATCGAGGTGGCTCATGTTTCCTTGGTGAGCAAACTGTTATTCCTAGTACTCGACCAGTCATATCATAAGCCTCTTGAAATGTAAGATTACTTGTAAGATGTCTTAACATCCATTGCATGTGTCTGATCTCATGAACAGCCCCTTGTCTCATGACTCTCCTAACAACTGCAAATATTCCACCCAGTTGATCATAAAACTGCAACGACCGCCAAGAGTCTTCGAAGAAGCTTTGCAGCTCGGGCCATGACCTTGTACCAACAATAGCACACATAATGGATCCTACACTCGAACCAGCAATTATCCTCGGTAAAAGCTTATGCTCTACTAGTGTTTTAACTACACCAATATGAAATGCTCCAAGAGAAGCACCCCCACTTAGAAGCAACGCCGTTCTACCAAATGCATGCCTTGTTTCATGCATAAAAGCAAGCTTCTCTTCCAAGGAAAGCTCCTCTGAATCAGAGTCGCAAACCATTCTCAACTGAGTGGAGACCTCATCAATGTAATCCTTGATGAGTTTAGGCACATGAAGCCTTCCTTGATGAAGCTCAGGATTACACATATTACCAAGATTTCTAATAAGATCAGCTCTCATACAAAAGATAATATCCCTAAGAGATCCATCTTGGCGACGACGCCGAAGCTCTTGAATCTTGTTTCTCACAAGTTCCTCATCATAAAGATTTGATTCATTCATCTTCGGTGTTTCTTTATCAAGCATCTTAGCAGCATGAGCCCATTCTTCATATGTCAATGCAGTTCTCATCATATTTCTCCAAAATTTCCTTCTATAAGCCATCTCAGCCCTCAACTTTACATTCGTGTACCGTTTCACCAAAAAAGCAATAATAGTCACCAATGCTAATATCCCTTGAGGATTCCGGGGATGCAACCATGATATCAATGGTGAAACCAAGTTCTTACATCTATAGAATAAATCCACCAATACATGAAAAATTTGATGcctgaaatgtgccattgactTACACAACAGGATCCTAAAAGCAATTGTACGACCAATGATCGTCGAAGGACCAATCGAAAATGAATCAACACTGGCCTCATTAGTTATATCCATAGCTAGTTTGCAATAAAGAT
The nucleotide sequence above comes from Gossypium raimondii isolate GPD5lz chromosome 13, ASM2569854v1, whole genome shotgun sequence. Encoded proteins:
- the LOC105781871 gene encoding UPF0481 protein At3g47200; its protein translation is MARSQTINTKSFTTLTQNEGRFQEMFEPRLVALGPLHHGKPEFMCSEQAKLKFAARFAHVNGYTDDQELFYRVRAEIGDLRKCYNPEDIAAYDDERLAWMLFVDGCAVLCAVRYVVEGKFDELNTKADLLVFAQVDLFLLENQLPYKLLKILIGSAKDPKIWEQSITEFIAQNLMTNIEQESKHVDDNKDYAHLLERFRDQILTGDEMKRDSSVMGRKLLSWGGSGKHRRTFRGLKELKESGIHVKPSTTNNLKNISFYCNYLGKLMIPRLLVDDSMASKFLNLIALEMCPDFKNKFEVTSYLCFMDSLIGSADDVKELRVSGVQHNYLGSDEEVAELFNKMSRDLVPDQKRYFKVTEDIHKYRTNPWTAALAKAYYTHFSRPWTFLAFMGAIMGLLFSAIQAYFSLPQNKSSP
- the LOC105784359 gene encoding UPF0481 protein At3g47200-like, with the translated sequence MDTIIEMPAEPLNSMEEKMKEFDSALHEVQNQKQQQAQGSTPPQTTKPLIQRVSPLLLNMKADFQICFEPRLVALGPFHHDNPKFQRAEQSKLKFAALFVHVSGTNRDDLFDKVKAQIDDLRKCYKPEDVEAYDNDKLAWVLFVDGCAVLCAVRYENQLPYKLLKILIGSAKDSQIWEQSITDFIAHNLMTNTEHRKGKHVDGDKDYAHLLERLRDELLTGEEMKIENSKIGRMLLSWGDSRRHRKTFRSIKELKESGIHVKPSTTKNLKDIHFYCNFLGKLMMPRLLVDDSTASKFLNLVALEMCRDFKNDFEVTSYLCFMDTLIDSADDVKELRVTGILHNYFGSDEEVANLFNKMSRDLVPDQGRYEKVIKDIHKYCNNPWTDALAQVYYTYFSTPWTFLAFIGAIIGLLFSAIQAYFSLPQNRNS
- the LOC105782929 gene encoding triacylglycerol lipase SDP1, yielding MDITNEASVDSFSIGPSTIIGRTIAFRILLCKSMAHFRHQIFHVLVDLFYRCKNLVSPLISWLHPRNPQGILALVTIIAFLVKRYTNVKLRAEMAYRRKFWRNMMRTALTYEEWAHAAKMLDKETPKMNESNLYDEELVRNKIQELRRRRQDGSLRDIIFCMRADLIRNLGNMCNPELHQGRLHVPKLIKDYIDEVSTQLRMVCDSDSEELSLEEKLAFMHETRHAFGRTALLLSGGASLGAFHIGVVKTLVEHKLLPRIIAGSSVGSIMCAIVGTRSWPELQSFFEDSWRSLQFYDQLGGIFAVVRRVMRQGAVHEIRHMQWMLRHLTSNLTFQEAYDMTGRVLGITVCSPRKHEPPRCLNYLTSPHVVIWSAVSASCAFPGLFEAQELMAKDRSGELVPYHPPFNLDPEEGSSATARRWRDGSLEVDLPMMQLKELFNVNHFIVSQANPHIIPFLRVKEFVRAHGGNFAAKFAHLTEMEVKHRCSQILELGFRMGGLAKIFAQDWEGDITVVMPATVSQYLKILQNPTLVELQKAANQGRRCTWEKLSAMKANCGIELALDECVAILNHMRRLKRSADRAAAASSHGLANTTKFSASKRIPSWNCIARENSSGSLEEDLLTDVTSSLHHGVGSSSGIPPPARNLRAHRSAYDGSDSESEGVDLHSWTRSGGPLMRTSSANLFIDFVQNLDAEAEVNKGLMAHPSSPGFQICGGDSFSHSPRMMKSDRGSEYEFDQRDFGNRPPVNGSSIMVTEGDLLQPEKVINGLMLNVVKKADLAQSSRSPDSDNCSTEVAECVQLECPEKDDSSASECGDDDAGAVNETVATDNLTRSARDDDNQGGVVDA
- the LOC105783300 gene encoding lycopene beta cyclase, chloroplastic/chromoplastic, with protein sequence MDTLLRTHSKLEFSVLLHGFSEKACKTHQEVKFGPKKRRVPNGCVKVKASSSALLELVPETKKENLEYELPMFDPSKGAVVDLAVVGGGPAGLAVAQQVSQAGLSVCSIDPSPKLIWPNNYGVWVDEFEAMDLLDCLDTTWSGAVVYIDDGKKKDLDRPYGRVNRKQLKSKMLLKCISNGVKFHQAKVIKVIHEESKSLLICNDGVTVQATVVLDATGFSRCLVQYDKPYNPGYQMAYGILAEVEEHPFDVEKMVFMDWRDSHLSDSKELKERNSRIPTFLYAMPFSSNRIFLEETSLVARPGVPMDDIKERMVARLKHLGIKVKSIEEDEHCVIPMGGPLPVLPQRVVGIGGTAGMVHPSTGYMVARTLAAAPIVADAIVRCLDPGKNLMGDKLSTEVWRDLWPIQRRRQREFFCFGMDILLKLDLPATRRFFDAFFDLEPHYWHGFLSSRLFLPELITFGLSLFYHASNTSRLEIMGKGTVPLVNMINNLVKDRE